A genomic stretch from Sphingobacterium sp. ML3W includes:
- a CDS encoding SPFH domain-containing protein has translation MGLFNLFNNQLSEVIEWKNQDPRVLWYKFPSERNEIKNSSKLILAPGQGCILVYEGKGESLLTEAGTYNLKTDNHPFFTTLARLRQNFESEHKLYIYFFRTAAIVNQSWGTGNPIKYIDPQYNLPVEIGLNGTFSYIIKEPVHFYKNIVANQNTVSTAAIQDVINNRIPQQIVAQIAQKKLGYNEIDSQLPVLSIDIKAAVEQDFKDLGLEITDFKILGTQFDANTQRRIGEIADLTTQNQAAQQAGLSYVELEKLRALRDAAKNEGGLAGIGAQLGVGMELGKQFDLQKEEIRDNIQEEGDFVEKLQKLQLLLRENIITQDEFDTLKKQILNKI, from the coding sequence ATGGGACTATTCAATCTTTTTAACAACCAACTATCAGAGGTCATTGAGTGGAAAAATCAAGACCCCCGTGTATTATGGTATAAATTTCCTTCTGAAAGAAATGAAATTAAAAATTCCAGTAAACTTATTCTTGCTCCAGGGCAGGGCTGTATCCTTGTCTATGAGGGGAAAGGTGAAAGCCTACTCACAGAAGCAGGTACCTATAATTTAAAAACGGATAATCACCCTTTCTTTACAACCCTGGCAAGGTTGAGACAAAATTTCGAGTCTGAACACAAGCTGTATATTTACTTCTTTCGTACTGCAGCTATTGTCAATCAATCTTGGGGAACAGGAAATCCAATAAAATACATTGACCCACAATATAATCTTCCGGTGGAAATAGGCTTGAATGGTACTTTTTCTTACATCATTAAAGAACCAGTACATTTCTATAAAAACATCGTTGCCAATCAAAACACAGTCAGCACAGCGGCGATTCAGGATGTTATCAACAATCGGATTCCGCAACAGATTGTCGCGCAGATTGCCCAGAAGAAATTGGGTTATAATGAAATCGATAGCCAACTCCCTGTTTTGTCTATTGACATAAAAGCGGCTGTCGAACAGGATTTTAAAGATCTCGGATTAGAAATTACAGATTTTAAAATATTAGGAACCCAGTTTGATGCGAACACACAACGTAGAATTGGTGAAATTGCAGATTTGACAACGCAAAATCAGGCCGCACAACAAGCGGGGTTGAGCTATGTAGAATTGGAAAAATTGCGCGCGCTTCGGGATGCAGCTAAAAATGAAGGTGGACTGGCCGGCATTGGTGCACAACTTGGTGTCGGCATGGAGCTGGGTAAGCAATTTGATCTTCAAAAAGAAGAGATCAGAGACAATATACAAGAAGAAGGTGATTTTGTAGAAAAACTGCAAAAACTGCAATTACTGCTACGTGAAAATATCATCACACAGGACGAATTCGACACACTCAAAAAACAGATTCTCAACAAAATATAA